One segment of Pseudanabaena sp. PCC 6802 DNA contains the following:
- a CDS encoding tetratricopeptide repeat protein: MSRKFATVLAITSAIATVTVGVPKVWGDNAELPPQSPQVSDRPAAEQPQADTPAANPTTKSRECNSNKDRNKEDELFEEILSYRRNGEKDDNFSCYLWQHINGDMALANKLVQRTIAHDPKWTFGYFLAGDILKHQQKYDEAIAQYQKSIALDPNNPKGYELLGCVLDTQQRKKEAEAAYNRAAELYRQRIAKSPTDEAAYSKLAIILQRQKKLDEAIVLYRRGIEVNPRNSRLYSLLGLTLQQQGKLSEALNAYSKAIDLDSKDGFVYLFYGMLLQQQGQLDKAESIYRSFIQLNPKDDMGYIYLAQILHAKGKKDELRSIFATLIAQESHFSNLASAYLGAEDATAIYREAIVKNPNKPEAYSRLAKHLGSLHKYDEVIAIYQKLIELSPQDLRYYVFLADAFKAAKKYDEGIAIYRKLINSQPQEIQPYYQLVIFLSEQSRLGEAVQIAKQAIAAMPQKHEGYSLLAEILQNQGKIDEAIAQYRKVIELDPKEYQHYWDLGELLQKNGKLNDAAAIYRQGIANDPDRNPYTYELLGNVLAELGKKDEAIAAYRQSLELNPEEPGSLHVSIAKILKQQGKLKEALAEYKLALSNNEDSDEIKDEIRKLEREISKGRN, from the coding sequence ATGAGTCGTAAATTTGCTACTGTGCTGGCAATTACTAGCGCGATCGCCACGGTTACAGTCGGAGTGCCTAAGGTATGGGGTGACAATGCCGAACTACCGCCGCAGTCGCCGCAAGTAAGCGATCGCCCCGCCGCAGAACAACCCCAAGCCGATACGCCTGCTGCCAACCCAACGACTAAATCAAGGGAATGCAATAGCAATAAGGATCGCAACAAAGAGGACGAGCTATTTGAAGAGATCTTGAGCTATCGACGCAATGGGGAAAAAGACGACAACTTTTCCTGTTATCTCTGGCAACATATCAATGGCGATATGGCACTTGCCAACAAGCTAGTGCAACGCACGATCGCACACGATCCCAAATGGACGTTTGGGTATTTCCTAGCGGGGGATATCCTCAAACACCAACAAAAGTATGACGAAGCGATCGCCCAGTATCAAAAAAGCATCGCCCTCGATCCGAATAATCCCAAAGGATACGAGTTGTTGGGCTGCGTGTTAGATACCCAGCAACGAAAAAAAGAAGCCGAAGCTGCTTACAATCGTGCTGCTGAGTTATATCGACAACGAATTGCTAAATCACCTACGGATGAAGCAGCATACTCAAAATTAGCTATTATATTGCAACGTCAGAAGAAGTTGGATGAGGCTATTGTTCTGTATCGTCGGGGAATTGAAGTTAACCCGAGAAATAGTCGTTTGTATTCTCTATTAGGACTCACTCTTCAACAGCAAGGCAAGCTAAGTGAAGCTCTTAACGCTTATAGTAAAGCGATAGATCTTGATTCAAAAGATGGTTTTGTGTACCTTTTTTATGGAATGCTTCTCCAGCAACAAGGTCAACTAGATAAAGCAGAAAGCATTTATCGTAGTTTTATTCAATTAAATCCCAAGGATGACATGGGATATATCTACTTAGCTCAAATCCTACATGCTAAAGGCAAAAAGGATGAACTACGATCAATCTTTGCGACTTTGATTGCCCAAGAATCTCACTTTTCTAATTTAGCTAGTGCCTATCTAGGCGCGGAAGATGCTACAGCAATTTATCGGGAAGCGATCGTCAAAAACCCCAATAAGCCTGAAGCCTATAGTAGGCTAGCGAAACATTTAGGTTCGCTTCATAAGTATGATGAGGTAATCGCAATCTATCAGAAGCTAATCGAACTCTCTCCACAGGATTTAAGATATTATGTGTTTTTAGCGGATGCATTTAAGGCTGCTAAGAAATATGACGAAGGGATCGCAATTTATCGCAAATTAATCAATTCTCAGCCTCAAGAGATTCAACCATATTACCAACTAGTTATCTTTTTGAGCGAACAAAGCAGACTAGGTGAAGCAGTGCAGATCGCTAAACAAGCTATTGCTGCTATGCCCCAAAAGCATGAAGGTTATTCTCTCCTAGCAGAGATTTTGCAAAATCAAGGAAAAATAGATGAGGCGATCGCCCAATATCGCAAGGTAATCGAACTCGATCCCAAAGAATACCAGCATTATTGGGATCTAGGCGAATTGTTGCAAAAGAACGGCAAGCTCAACGACGCAGCAGCCATATACCGTCAGGGCATCGCCAACGATCCCGATCGCAATCCCTACACCTATGAGCTATTGGGCAACGTCTTAGCTGAGTTAGGGAAGAAAGATGAGGCGATCGCCGCCTATCGCCAATCTCTAGAACTTAATCCTGAAGAGCCAGGCTCATTGCACGTATCGATTGCCAAGATCCTGAAGCAACAAGGCAAACTGAAAGAGGCTCTGGCAGAATATAAGCTAGCTTTGAGTAATAATGAGGATAGTGATGAAATTAAAGACGAGATCCGTAAATTAGAGCGCGAAATCAGTAAGGGTAGAAACTAG
- the galE gene encoding UDP-glucose 4-epimerase GalE, which yields MAKTKVLVTGGAGYIGSHAVLALQQSGYEVVILDNLVYGHQDLVDRVLQTELVVGDTNDRALLDGLFQKHDFAAVMHFSAYAYVGESVQAPDKYYRNNVVGTLTLLEAMRDAGIKQFVFSSTCATYGNPEKIPLTEDRPQNPINPYGATKLMVERILKDFDVAYGLRSVCFRYFNAAGADPEGRLGEDHNPETHLIPLVLMAAMGKRESVSIFGLDYPTPDGTCIRDYIHVTDLATAHVLGLEYLLKGGESDVFNLGNGNGFSVKQVIDTARRVTGKEIPVVESDRRPGDPPVLVGSSAKAIDILGWQPQYADLEQILTHAWQWHQFRHGN from the coding sequence ATGGCAAAGACAAAGGTTTTAGTAACGGGTGGGGCTGGCTATATTGGCTCCCACGCCGTATTAGCACTGCAACAGTCGGGGTACGAGGTGGTAATTTTAGATAATCTTGTCTACGGGCACCAGGATCTGGTCGATCGCGTGTTGCAGACAGAGTTAGTTGTGGGGGATACAAACGATCGCGCTCTGCTGGACGGTTTATTCCAGAAACACGATTTTGCGGCGGTGATGCACTTTTCTGCCTATGCCTATGTGGGGGAGTCGGTTCAAGCTCCTGATAAATACTATCGCAACAACGTAGTGGGAACGCTGACCCTACTGGAAGCTATGCGAGATGCTGGCATTAAGCAATTTGTGTTTTCCTCTACCTGTGCCACCTACGGCAATCCCGAGAAAATCCCCTTGACCGAAGATCGTCCCCAAAATCCCATCAATCCCTATGGTGCTACTAAACTGATGGTAGAGAGGATCTTAAAGGATTTTGATGTTGCCTATGGGTTGCGATCGGTTTGCTTCCGCTACTTTAACGCGGCTGGTGCCGATCCTGAGGGTAGATTGGGAGAAGATCACAATCCTGAGACGCATTTGATTCCATTGGTATTGATGGCGGCAATGGGTAAGCGAGAATCGGTATCGATTTTCGGATTGGATTATCCTACTCCTGACGGTACTTGCATTCGAGACTACATCCACGTCACCGATTTAGCTACAGCCCATGTCTTGGGTCTGGAGTATCTGCTTAAAGGCGGAGAGAGCGATGTATTTAATTTGGGTAATGGCAATGGCTTTTCCGTGAAGCAAGTTATCGATACAGCGAGGCGAGTAACTGGCAAAGAGATTCCCGTAGTAGAGAGCGATCGCCGCCCTGGAGATCCGCCCGTACTGGTGGGCAGCAGTGCCAAGGCGATTGATATTCTGGGCTGGCAACCGCAGTATGCCGACCTCGAACAAATCCTGACCCATGCTTGGCAATGGCATCAATTTAGACATGGCAATTAA
- a CDS encoding high light inducible protein — protein sequence MENTEPKFGFNNFSETWNGRLAMLGFVIGLATELLTGHGILSQIGLL from the coding sequence ATGGAAAACACAGAACCTAAATTCGGCTTTAACAACTTCTCAGAAACTTGGAACGGTCGTTTGGCAATGCTTGGTTTCGTAATCGGTCTTGCCACCGAATTACTCACTGGTCATGGCATTCTGTCTCAAATTGGCTTGCTGTAG
- a CDS encoding zeta toxin family protein: MSSYTYAKTMLKNAEERRRRLDLLNDRCEMRRDASRRESPLTQAQYEFLESQLLKDLPEVKAFAAAFGITQQNVTEYVRRHLELLPDVYTSLIQAHPAFSRDRDRTLNTLWDLWLPLATRLADRQKARSRPFVQGILGGQGAGKTTLAIALKILLARMGLSCIGISLDDLYKTHAEREELQRQDPRLIWRGPPGTHDIDLGIQVLDRLRQGLGQAQGAVPTTTPTPEDQQPPIFIPRFDKSKYGGDGDRAEPEAITGADIILFEGWFTGVQPVDPAIFATAPEPIITEADRQFAISTNERLKAYLPLWQRLDSLMLLYPSDYRYSKLWRLQAEHETIAKGGDGMSDEDVEKFVEYFWRALHPELFITPLMRSPDLCDLVVEINIEHQPERIYAPRDRRSRSNK; this comes from the coding sequence ATGAGCAGTTATACTTATGCTAAAACCATGCTAAAAAATGCAGAAGAGCGCAGGCGCAGGCTAGATTTGTTGAACGATCGATGTGAGATGCGGCGGGACGCATCCCGAAGGGAATCGCCACTTACGCAAGCACAGTACGAGTTTCTAGAATCGCAGCTACTAAAAGATCTCCCAGAGGTAAAAGCGTTCGCGGCAGCATTTGGTATAACTCAGCAAAATGTTACCGAGTATGTACGAAGACACCTGGAGTTACTGCCAGATGTCTATACGTCATTGATACAAGCACATCCAGCTTTTAGTCGCGATCGCGATCGCACCCTCAATACTCTATGGGATTTGTGGCTACCCTTAGCCACGCGGCTGGCAGATCGGCAAAAGGCCAGATCGCGTCCTTTCGTACAGGGGATTTTAGGCGGGCAAGGTGCGGGTAAAACGACATTGGCGATCGCTCTAAAAATCCTATTGGCTCGCATGGGTCTGAGCTGCATTGGCATATCTCTCGACGATCTCTACAAAACCCATGCCGAGAGAGAGGAATTGCAACGACAAGATCCGCGTTTGATTTGGCGCGGGCCACCCGGCACGCACGATATAGATCTGGGCATACAGGTATTAGATCGATTGCGACAAGGGTTAGGGCAGGCACAAGGCGCTGTCCCTACAACAACCCCCACCCCCGAAGACCAGCAGCCCCCCATCTTCATCCCCCGGTTTGACAAGTCTAAGTATGGTGGCGATGGCGATCGCGCGGAACCAGAAGCGATAACAGGCGCAGATATCATCCTGTTTGAAGGTTGGTTTACGGGAGTGCAACCTGTAGATCCGGCAATATTTGCAACAGCACCAGAACCAATTATTACTGAAGCGGATCGTCAATTTGCGATCTCCACTAACGAACGCCTCAAAGCCTATCTGCCCCTTTGGCAAAGACTGGATAGCTTAATGCTGCTCTATCCCTCAGACTATCGCTATAGCAAGCTTTGGCGACTACAGGCCGAGCACGAGACGATCGCCAAAGGTGGTGATGGTATGAGCGATGAGGATGTTGAAAAATTTGTGGAATATTTCTGGCGAGCGCTCCACCCTGAATTATTCATTACGCCATTGATGCGCAGCCCCGATCTATGCGATCTTGTGGTAGAAATTAATATCGAGCACCAACCCGAACGCATCTATGCCCCACGCGATCGGCGATCGCGATCGAACAAGTAA
- a CDS encoding bestrophin family protein gives MHTEKRNWVKIALSYRGSVIPEILPRATFCGVFGLVIHLLHTKGFPVSLPALDSLIPNIVMGLLLVFRTNTAYDRFWEGRKAWGSIVNSVRNLARSMLIAITEKDPEDFEQKTATLRLLAAFAVSMKLHLRHEPLNTQIEALLSPSQYVQLQKMNHPPLEIAFWIGDYLQKQQELGNLDRYQLTAMQKLLNYLVDALGVCERIQKTPMPLAYSIHLKQLLLIYCLSLPFQMVSAVGWLTGPTVALISFTVFGIEEIGIQIEDPFGLDANDLPLDNICQNLHRNIEDLITLEPSRRKYLKDPLGSYQT, from the coding sequence ATGCATACAGAAAAGCGGAATTGGGTCAAAATTGCCCTTAGCTATCGAGGTTCGGTAATCCCTGAGATTTTGCCACGTGCTACATTTTGTGGTGTGTTTGGCCTTGTAATTCATCTGCTCCATACAAAAGGGTTTCCAGTATCCCTCCCCGCCCTGGACAGTCTCATTCCCAATATTGTCATGGGGCTATTGTTAGTATTTCGCACTAATACCGCCTACGATCGCTTTTGGGAAGGACGTAAAGCCTGGGGTAGTATCGTTAACTCAGTACGCAATCTGGCGCGATCGATGCTGATTGCAATTACAGAAAAGGATCCGGAAGATTTCGAGCAAAAAACAGCTACTCTGCGTTTGTTGGCAGCATTTGCAGTTTCTATGAAGCTGCATCTACGGCACGAACCCCTCAATACTCAAATAGAAGCACTCCTATCGCCATCGCAGTACGTTCAGCTTCAGAAAATGAATCACCCACCCTTAGAAATTGCTTTTTGGATTGGTGACTATTTGCAAAAGCAGCAAGAGTTGGGCAATTTGGACAGATACCAATTAACTGCCATGCAAAAGCTCCTCAATTATTTAGTGGATGCACTTGGTGTCTGCGAACGCATTCAAAAAACACCGATGCCACTCGCTTATTCCATTCATCTCAAGCAATTGTTATTAATTTATTGTCTATCGCTACCATTTCAGATGGTCAGCGCCGTGGGGTGGTTGACTGGTCCCACCGTAGCTCTCATTAGTTTTACAGTCTTTGGTATTGAAGAAATCGGCATCCAAATCGAAGATCCATTTGGACTCGATGCCAACGATCTACCTTTAGATAATATTTGCCAGAATCTACATCGCAATATCGAGGATTTAATTACGCTGGAACCAAGTCGCAGAAAATATCTCAAAGATCCTTTGGGTTCCTACCAGACCTGA
- a CDS encoding phenylpyruvate tautomerase MIF-related protein has product MPLIKVQTSATAPAQSEVETMLKSLSAALAKHLGKPESYVMTALESDATMTFGGTSAPTCYVEIKNVGSMSPQQTKAMSQDFCQKLSEGLGVPSNRIYIEFADSKGSMWGWNGSTF; this is encoded by the coding sequence ATGCCTCTAATCAAAGTGCAAACTTCTGCAACTGCTCCGGCGCAATCTGAAGTGGAAACCATGCTCAAAAGTCTTTCTGCCGCTCTCGCTAAGCATTTAGGGAAACCCGAGTCGTATGTCATGACGGCTTTGGAGTCCGATGCTACGATGACCTTTGGCGGCACGAGCGCTCCAACTTGTTACGTCGAGATTAAAAATGTGGGTAGCATGAGCCCTCAACAAACCAAAGCAATGAGCCAGGACTTCTGCCAAAAGCTAAGTGAAGGTTTGGGCGTTCCATCTAATCGCATTTACATAGAATTTGCCGATTCTAAAGGCTCCATGTGGGGTTGGAACGGCTCTACTTTCTAG
- a CDS encoding WD40 repeat domain-containing protein, whose translation MTRLNIPFFTFCTSLLSLSILAYKPFSASADLRSATPLNRDIELPNNCRVVNAHSINCTSGTGNFWAGNSPNSKSDAKSVQTKAFQAHETSVLNVSFSPDGNLLLTSSSDGSTKVWSRQGKVVIEIRPDDSIIWSASFSLDGKTILTGAQDKIARLWDLQGKLIQEFKGHKDWVNSAYFSPDSQFILTASSDSTVKLWNLKGEIIKDFKAGEGQIWQAIFSPDGKYIVTAGSDNTAKLWDLQGNAAGRIPKGIATFKGHQDWVRRVAFSPDGKYLATASSDNTARLWDINGKEIAQCKGHTSVVRNVAFSPDGKYLATTSQDGTARIWDLNCKQIAKLEGHSDWAIGLSFSPDGKSLATSSADFTVRIWDLAFLSTRK comes from the coding sequence ATGACAAGGCTCAATATCCCATTTTTCACCTTTTGCACTAGTTTACTGTCACTCTCTATTCTTGCCTATAAGCCTTTCTCAGCCAGTGCCGACTTGCGCTCTGCTACACCTTTAAATAGAGATATAGAACTCCCAAATAACTGTAGGGTGGTCAACGCCCACTCTATAAATTGTACTTCTGGAACAGGTAACTTCTGGGCTGGAAATAGCCCGAATTCTAAATCAGATGCTAAGTCCGTACAAACTAAAGCATTTCAAGCCCATGAAACCAGCGTTCTGAATGTCAGTTTTAGTCCCGATGGCAATCTGCTTCTGACTTCATCATCGGATGGCTCCACCAAGGTCTGGAGCAGACAAGGTAAGGTCGTAATTGAGATTAGACCCGACGATAGTATTATCTGGAGTGCTAGCTTTAGCCTAGATGGGAAAACTATTTTGACCGGAGCGCAGGATAAAATCGCCCGCCTCTGGGATCTCCAGGGGAAACTAATCCAGGAATTTAAGGGACATAAAGACTGGGTAAATAGTGCTTATTTCAGCCCCGACAGTCAGTTCATTCTCACTGCCTCCTCTGACAGCACGGTGAAGTTATGGAATCTTAAGGGAGAGATAATTAAAGATTTTAAAGCAGGTGAGGGGCAAATCTGGCAGGCCATCTTTAGTCCCGATGGCAAATATATTGTCACGGCAGGTTCTGACAATACCGCTAAACTTTGGGATTTGCAAGGAAATGCGGCGGGACGCATCCCGAAGGGAATCGCCACGTTTAAGGGGCACCAGGATTGGGTCAGGCGCGTAGCCTTCAGTCCCGATGGCAAGTATCTCGCCACCGCATCCTCGGATAATACGGCTCGCCTGTGGGATATCAATGGCAAAGAGATTGCCCAGTGCAAAGGACATACTAGCGTAGTGCGCAATGTCGCCTTTAGTCCTGATGGTAAATATCTCGCCACAACATCCCAAGATGGAACGGCTCGCATCTGGGATTTAAATTGCAAGCAAATCGCCAAGTTGGAAGGTCATAGCGATTGGGCGATCGGTTTGAGTTTCAGTCCCGATGGCAAATCCCTTGCCACCTCATCCGCCGACTTTACTGTAAGGATATGGGACTTAGCCTTCCTCTCTACTAGAAAGTAG
- a CDS encoding Txe/YoeB family addiction module toxin: MEWEIEFSRQTLRDAHKLKSANLAANLASLLEILKRNPYEPPYEKLSGNLKGYYSRRINIKHRLVYSIDDQAQTIRVVSVWSHYE; this comes from the coding sequence ATGGAATGGGAAATTGAATTTAGTCGGCAGACACTCAGGGACGCTCATAAGTTGAAATCTGCGAATTTAGCAGCCAATCTTGCCTCTTTACTGGAGATCCTGAAACGCAACCCCTACGAACCACCGTATGAAAAACTTTCAGGCAACTTAAAGGGTTATTATTCAAGGCGAATCAACATCAAACATCGACTGGTTTACTCAATTGACGACCAGGCTCAAACGATTAGAGTTGTGTCTGTTTGGTCTCATTACGAATAG
- a CDS encoding type II toxin-antitoxin system Phd/YefM family antitoxin, which yields MEIISTSEARANLFSLVEQVNKDHLPRVITSRKGDAVLISKEDWESIQETIYLQSIPGLVETIREAERENDWVSEEEFLHVLNGMGN from the coding sequence ATGGAAATTATCAGCACGAGTGAGGCTAGAGCTAATTTGTTTAGCCTGGTAGAGCAAGTTAATAAAGACCACTTACCGCGAGTGATTACCAGCCGGAAAGGCGATGCTGTTTTAATATCTAAAGAAGATTGGGAAAGCATACAGGAAACAATTTATTTGCAATCTATACCTGGTTTAGTTGAGACCATTAGAGAGGCTGAGCGAGAAAATGATTGGGTGTCTGAAGAAGAATTTTTGCACGTATTAAATGGAATGGGAAATTGA
- the lnt gene encoding apolipoprotein N-acyltransferase, with protein sequence MHFWRNVAFAAFGGILMGLTPDPFSLWILAWIALIPLWLQTQRLKVRDAMRMGAVWGLFYHGMALFWITGVHPMTWLGVPWLASLAIAITVWLIITCVGLVLSGLWAGGMAWLTPKLSVPGRVIVACAMFCGLEVIWSWGPLYWTALGYTQSPHDLLMLQISKLSGQQTVTAAIVAVNGLLAETILRFRSESTRHKWRYAQIALGLLLCVGLYGAYAMQSDRMAADNGRAIKAGIIQGNIPNPVKLKFDGLKLGVERYTQGYEQLARAGSEIVLTPETALPFLYPDSDPRRSPFDLAVQKYKVPTWMGGFGRLRHPDDGSNPFGYTNSLFLLDGTGKTLAQYDKVRLVPVGEYIPFKAILGGLIKRLSPLRGEVEAGKSDQIVDTPWGRVIMGICYESAYPSHFRYQAAAGGQLIFTASNNAHYAETMPAQHHAQDVARAVESDRWAVRATNTGYSGIVDPNGRTIWLSGINTYETHSDTVYLRQTQTLYVKWGDWLTPLLSLLSAGILLRTYIPLTRK encoded by the coding sequence ATGCATTTCTGGCGCAATGTTGCTTTTGCCGCTTTCGGCGGCATTCTCATGGGGTTAACCCCCGACCCATTTAGCCTCTGGATCCTGGCTTGGATAGCGCTAATTCCCCTGTGGTTGCAAACGCAACGCCTCAAAGTTCGCGATGCTATGCGCATGGGTGCCGTTTGGGGTTTGTTCTATCACGGGATGGCACTGTTCTGGATTACCGGCGTGCATCCGATGACCTGGCTGGGCGTACCCTGGTTGGCAAGCCTGGCGATCGCTATTACAGTCTGGCTCATTATTACGTGCGTGGGTTTGGTGCTGTCCGGTCTGTGGGCAGGAGGGATGGCATGGCTGACTCCCAAGCTCTCTGTTCCCGGTCGCGTCATCGTGGCATGTGCCATGTTTTGCGGTTTGGAAGTCATTTGGAGTTGGGGACCGCTATATTGGACGGCTCTGGGCTACACTCAAAGTCCGCACGACCTCCTCATGCTGCAAATTTCCAAACTATCGGGGCAGCAAACAGTTACGGCGGCGATCGTGGCGGTTAATGGCTTATTAGCTGAAACGATTCTCCGTTTTCGGAGCGAATCGACGCGCCATAAATGGAGATACGCTCAGATCGCACTAGGATTGTTGCTGTGCGTAGGTTTATACGGTGCCTATGCTATGCAAAGCGATCGAATGGCTGCGGATAATGGCAGAGCGATTAAGGCGGGCATTATCCAGGGCAATATTCCCAATCCCGTAAAGCTCAAGTTTGATGGATTGAAGCTGGGCGTAGAGCGCTATACCCAAGGATACGAGCAACTGGCGCGAGCAGGCTCGGAGATCGTTCTTACACCGGAAACAGCCTTGCCATTTCTATATCCCGATAGCGATCCTCGGCGATCGCCGTTCGATCTAGCCGTCCAAAAATATAAAGTCCCTACCTGGATGGGAGGTTTTGGGAGATTGCGGCACCCGGATGATGGGAGCAATCCCTTTGGTTATACGAATAGTCTCTTTTTGTTGGACGGTACTGGCAAAACCTTGGCTCAGTACGACAAAGTTAGACTCGTTCCCGTGGGGGAATACATTCCCTTTAAAGCGATTTTAGGAGGTCTAATTAAGCGGTTGTCGCCTCTTAGGGGGGAAGTGGAAGCTGGCAAAAGCGATCAAATCGTCGATACGCCTTGGGGGCGAGTGATTATGGGCATTTGCTACGAATCGGCTTATCCCAGTCATTTCCGCTATCAGGCCGCCGCCGGCGGCCAGCTAATTTTTACCGCTTCTAATAACGCTCACTATGCCGAGACGATGCCAGCCCAGCACCACGCTCAGGATGTTGCTCGTGCGGTTGAAAGCGATCGCTGGGCCGTACGCGCCACTAACACGGGTTATTCCGGCATTGTCGATCCGAATGGGCGCACGATCTGGCTCTCCGGCATCAATACCTACGAAACCCATAGCGATACAGTCTACCTGCGCCAAACCCAAACGCTTTATGTGAAGTGGGGCGATTGGCTCACACCTTTACTGAGTTTGTTAAGTGCAGGTATATTGCTCAGAACTTACATCCCACTAACCAGGAAATAA
- a CDS encoding pentapeptide repeat-containing protein, with protein MSDRGSEKINISELIGLLLVLCALGAFLFFLYSKQNESISKLENNIDQLSRDIDALRSEAIHRDELNQKVVALESQINAISDINLKKQLNEGLAKLRQQISALPATVATKDRISLQKDRIALEKDWINTRNAVVGGLLQAGGLFFFTITAYLTFRNLKVAEENLRVSEEKQVTERFNAQENLRVSEEKQVTERFSKAVDQLGSDKIEVRLGGIYALEQITKDSKEKDYGIMNILAGFVRERSTARWKKTENTPSNTQTTGNSPTLEQKILTLPPTDIQAALNFVLKQDKIKNLDLRSADFSWMILTHFIFKGKNLQRANFNNADLSYADFSRADLSYANFSNANLSDVTFQETILNFANFSGAILQRTRFAGKDSKTGEPIKVSELKYVKFSETDPQTGQLKTADFSNVDFGGVDLSGVSLPSTKFVGAILTETKFVGADLRGANFTEVNLSKADFSGANLSDADFSNSIVTETKFDGANLKNAKLRNVALNKTDFTKFPKGEKTHLTRVNLENTDLTGADLSGINLETVYNLTQDQLDKASTYTNTKLPNYLPNISPIELVSPQQKQPNQEEA; from the coding sequence ATGTCCGATCGAGGAAGCGAAAAAATAAATATATCAGAACTGATTGGGCTGTTGTTAGTACTATGTGCGCTGGGAGCATTTCTATTCTTTCTATATTCAAAACAGAATGAAAGTATCTCTAAGCTCGAGAACAATATCGATCAGCTAAGCAGGGATATTGATGCTTTACGATCGGAAGCAATTCATAGAGATGAACTAAATCAAAAAGTTGTTGCGTTGGAAAGTCAGATTAACGCAATATCGGATATCAACTTAAAAAAACAACTAAACGAGGGTTTAGCGAAGTTAAGACAGCAAATAAGTGCTCTCCCTGCTACAGTTGCTACAAAAGACCGAATTTCTCTACAGAAAGATCGAATTGCTTTAGAGAAAGACTGGATTAACACTCGTAATGCTGTAGTTGGCGGGTTGCTTCAAGCTGGAGGCTTATTTTTCTTCACTATAACAGCCTATCTTACTTTTCGTAATCTTAAAGTTGCAGAGGAGAATCTTAGAGTTTCAGAAGAGAAGCAAGTTACCGAGAGATTCAACGCACAGGAGAATCTTAGGGTTTCAGAAGAGAAGCAAGTTACCGAGAGATTCAGCAAAGCAGTAGATCAATTAGGAAGTGACAAGATAGAAGTTCGGCTAGGTGGAATTTATGCACTGGAACAGATTACTAAAGACTCCAAGGAGAAAGACTACGGAATTATGAATATTTTGGCGGGCTTTGTACGCGAACGCTCTACAGCACGATGGAAGAAAACAGAAAACACTCCGTCCAACACGCAGACGACAGGCAATTCGCCAACTCTAGAGCAAAAGATATTAACTCTCCCCCCAACAGATATTCAAGCTGCACTGAATTTTGTTCTAAAACAGGACAAAATTAAAAATCTCGATTTACGCAGTGCAGATTTTAGTTGGATGATATTAACTCATTTCATCTTCAAAGGAAAGAATCTTCAAAGAGCTAACTTTAACAATGCCGATCTGAGCTATGCTGACTTTAGTAGAGCCGACCTGAGCTATGCTAACTTTAGTAACGCAAATCTAAGCGATGTTACATTCCAGGAAACCATCCTCAACTTTGCCAACTTTAGTGGAGCTATTCTCCAACGAACAAGATTTGCTGGTAAAGACTCTAAGACAGGCGAGCCTATTAAGGTATCTGAGCTCAAGTATGTAAAATTTAGCGAAACAGATCCTCAGACAGGACAGCTCAAAACAGCCGACTTTAGCAATGTCGACTTCGGTGGAGTTGACCTCAGTGGAGTTAGTCTTCCAAGCACAAAATTTGTCGGAGCCATTCTCACTGAAACAAAATTTGTCGGAGCGGATCTTAGAGGTGCCAATTTCACTGAAGTGAACCTCAGTAAAGCAGACTTTAGTGGTGCCAATCTCAGTGATGCTGACTTCAGTAATAGTATTGTCACTGAGACAAAGTTTGATGGTGCCAACCTCAAGAACGCTAAGCTTAGGAATGTTGCTCTCAACAAAACCGACTTCACTAAGTTTCCCAAAGGAGAAAAAACTCATCTCACAAGGGTCAATCTTGAAAATACCGATCTCACAGGGGCTGACCTCAGTGGCATTAATCTGGAAACCGTGTATAACTTAACCCAAGACCAGCTTGATAAAGCTTCCACATACACTAATACTAAACTACCTAACTATCTACCTAACATTTCACCGATAGAATTAGTTTCACCTCAACAAAAACAACCAAACCAAGAAGAGGCTTAA